Proteins encoded in a region of the Dorea longicatena genome:
- a CDS encoding NAD(P)/FAD-dependent oxidoreductase, with amino-acid sequence MNYDVIIIGAGPGGIFAAYELMKKKPECKIAVFEEGYPLEKRKCPIDGDKIKSCINCKRCSIMCGFGGAGAFSDGKYNITNDFGGTLFEYIGKKQAVELMKYVDEINMENGGEGTKLYSTAGTKFKKLCLQNKLNLLDASVRHLGTDINYVVLQNLYNQMKDHMDFYFDTPVDTIEKIENGYKVVCEKGSYECEKCIVSVGRSGSKWMEKVCKDLEIPTKSNRVDIGVRVELPAVIFSHLTDELYESKIVYRTEKFEDNVRTFCMNPNGIVVNENTNGIITVNGHSYEGNEKKTDNTNFALLVAKHFSEPFKDSNGYGESIARLSNMLGGGVIVQRFGDLVRGRRSTEKRIEEGLVTPTLSATPGDLSLVLPKRILDGIVEMIYALDKVAPGTANDDTLLYGVEVKFYNMEVDIDENLESCHKGLYVIGDGSGVTHSLSHASASGVYVARHIIEEA; translated from the coding sequence ATGAATTATGATGTAATTATTATTGGAGCAGGTCCCGGAGGAATCTTTGCGGCATATGAGCTGATGAAAAAGAAACCGGAATGTAAGATTGCTGTATTTGAAGAAGGCTATCCGCTTGAAAAGAGAAAATGTCCAATTGACGGAGATAAGATCAAGAGCTGTATCAATTGTAAGCGCTGCTCGATCATGTGCGGATTTGGAGGAGCCGGAGCATTTTCGGATGGAAAATACAACATTACGAATGACTTCGGTGGAACTTTGTTCGAGTATATCGGAAAGAAACAGGCAGTAGAACTGATGAAATATGTGGATGAGATCAACATGGAGAACGGTGGAGAAGGAACAAAGCTCTATTCTACGGCAGGAACCAAATTCAAAAAACTCTGTCTGCAGAATAAGTTAAATCTTCTGGATGCATCGGTTCGTCATCTTGGAACAGATATCAACTATGTGGTACTTCAGAATCTGTATAATCAGATGAAAGACCATATGGATTTCTATTTTGATACACCGGTAGACACAATTGAAAAGATTGAAAATGGCTACAAAGTTGTATGTGAAAAAGGCAGTTATGAATGTGAAAAATGTATTGTATCTGTAGGACGAAGCGGAAGTAAATGGATGGAAAAGGTATGTAAGGATCTGGAAATCCCTACAAAATCCAACCGTGTAGATATCGGTGTTCGAGTAGAGCTTCCGGCTGTTATATTCTCACATCTGACAGATGAACTTTACGAAAGCAAAATCGTATATCGAACAGAAAAATTCGAAGATAATGTACGTACATTCTGTATGAATCCAAACGGAATTGTTGTAAATGAAAATACTAACGGAATCATCACGGTAAATGGACACAGCTATGAAGGAAACGAGAAAAAGACTGATAATACAAACTTTGCCCTTCTGGTTGCAAAGCATTTCTCAGAGCCGTTCAAAGACAGTAACGGATATGGAGAAAGTATCGCAAGACTTTCCAATATGCTTGGCGGAGGTGTTATCGTACAGCGTTTTGGTGATCTGGTACGTGGAAGAAGAAGTACAGAGAAACGTATCGAAGAGGGCCTGGTAACACCGACTTTATCAGCAACACCGGGAGATTTAAGTCTTGTACTTCCAAAACGAATCCTGGATGGTATTGTTGAGATGATCTATGCGCTGGATAAAGTTGCACCGGGAACAGCTAATGATGATACACTTCTGTATGGTGTGGAGGTTAAATTCTACAACATGGAAGTAGATATTGATGAAAATCTGGAAAGTTGTCATAAAGGACTGTATGTGATCGGAGATGGAAGTGGTGTGACACATTCACTTTCGCATGCATCTGCAAGTGGGGTGTATGTAGCAAGACATATTATTGAAGAAGCTTAG
- a CDS encoding argininosuccinate synthase codes for MKEKVVLAYSGGLDTTAIIPWLKETFNYDVICCCIDCGQGEELDGLEERAKLSGAAKLYIEDIVDDFADNYIVPCVQAHAVYEDEYLLGTSMARPAIAKRLVEIARKENAVAICHGATGKGNDQIRFELGITALAPDIKIIAPWRMTDLWTMQSREDEIDYCKAHGIDLPFDAKHSYSRDRNLWHISHEGLELEDPSNEPNYDDLLVMSTTPEKAPDKAEYVTMTFEKGIPKSINGEEMKVSDIIRKLNELGGKHGIGIIDIVENRVVGMKSRGVYETPGGTILYAAHQQLEELILDRATAEVKKEMSDKLAQLVYEGKWFTPLREAIQAFVESTQEYVTGEVKFKLYKGTITKAGTTSPYSLYSESLASFTTGDLYDHHDASGFINLFGLPLKVRAMKLQNVNKNQK; via the coding sequence ATGAAAGAAAAAGTTGTATTAGCGTACTCAGGTGGTCTTGACACCACAGCAATTATCCCATGGCTGAAGGAAACATTTAACTATGATGTTATCTGCTGCTGTATCGACTGCGGACAGGGCGAAGAACTGGATGGACTGGAAGAAAGAGCCAAACTTTCCGGTGCAGCCAAATTATATATTGAAGATATCGTAGATGATTTTGCCGACAATTACATCGTACCTTGCGTTCAGGCACATGCCGTATACGAAGATGAATATCTTCTGGGAACTTCTATGGCTCGTCCTGCAATTGCAAAACGTCTGGTAGAGATTGCACGTAAAGAAAATGCTGTTGCAATCTGCCACGGTGCTACCGGTAAAGGTAACGACCAGATCCGTTTTGAACTTGGTATCACAGCACTTGCTCCGGATATCAAGATCATCGCTCCTTGGAGAATGACAGATCTCTGGACTATGCAGTCACGTGAAGACGAGATTGATTACTGTAAAGCACACGGAATCGACCTTCCATTCGATGCAAAACACAGCTACAGCCGTGACCGTAACTTATGGCATATCAGCCACGAAGGTCTGGAACTTGAGGATCCTTCCAACGAGCCAAACTACGATGACCTTCTTGTAATGTCAACAACTCCGGAAAAAGCTCCGGACAAAGCCGAATATGTCACAATGACATTTGAAAAGGGTATTCCAAAGAGTATCAACGGCGAAGAGATGAAGGTATCTGATATCATCCGCAAATTGAATGAACTTGGCGGAAAACATGGTATCGGTATCATTGACATTGTTGAAAACCGTGTTGTTGGTATGAAATCACGTGGTGTATATGAGACACCTGGTGGAACAATCCTGTATGCTGCACACCAGCAGTTAGAGGAACTGATCCTTGACCGTGCTACAGCAGAAGTAAAGAAAGAAATGTCTGACAAGCTTGCTCAGCTCGTATACGAAGGAAAATGGTTCACTCCGCTTCGTGAGGCAATCCAGGCTTTCGTTGAAAGCACACAGGAATATGTAACTGGTGAAGTCAAATTCAAACTTTACAAAGGAACCATCACAAAAGCAGGAACAACTTCTCCATATTCTCTGTACAGTGAATCACTTGCAAGCTTTACAACAGGTGATCTCTATGATCATCATGATGCAAGCGGATTCATCAACCTGTTCGGACTTCCTCTGAAAGTTCGTGCAATGAAGCTGCAGAATGTAAATAAAAATCAAAAATAA
- a CDS encoding dipeptidase: MRMIDMHCDTLWKLIDLDGQGDLMKNDCHINIPSMKKAGTVVQLFACFTKAADYKKKGGYDAAFVHVQDMVRYLRQQQERYSEDLALAYSWNDVDRNDFAGRISAIMTVEEGGILNGHMERLEELYQHGIRLMTPVWNYENCIGYPNSRKKSVMWKGLKPFGKEVIERMGELGMIIDVSHASDGTFRDIMAIAKGTVIASHSNCREIAKHPRNLTDEMIWQLADAGGIAGLNLYGPFLGREKESRIEDMTAHILHMLNKGGSDFPAIGTDFDGFGEMEVMEIGHPDEMEKLWEILKQKGVKESQLDKIWYRNAMRVLKSI, from the coding sequence ATGAGAATGATTGATATGCACTGTGATACTTTGTGGAAATTGATCGATTTGGATGGCCAGGGAGATTTGATGAAGAATGATTGCCATATCAATATTCCATCTATGAAAAAAGCGGGAACCGTCGTGCAGCTTTTTGCCTGTTTTACGAAGGCGGCTGATTATAAGAAGAAAGGAGGATATGATGCGGCATTCGTTCATGTACAGGATATGGTGCGATATTTAAGGCAGCAGCAGGAGAGGTACAGTGAAGATCTGGCACTGGCATATTCGTGGAATGATGTAGACAGGAATGATTTCGCAGGACGGATCTCTGCGATTATGACTGTGGAAGAAGGGGGAATTTTAAACGGTCATATGGAGCGGCTGGAAGAGCTGTATCAACATGGGATCAGGCTTATGACACCGGTATGGAATTATGAAAACTGCATCGGATATCCAAACAGCAGAAAGAAATCTGTAATGTGGAAGGGGTTAAAACCTTTTGGAAAAGAAGTGATAGAAAGAATGGGAGAACTGGGAATGATCATAGATGTATCCCATGCATCGGATGGAACATTCCGGGATATAATGGCAATCGCAAAAGGAACGGTGATTGCGTCTCATTCTAATTGCAGGGAGATTGCAAAGCATCCGAGAAATCTGACAGATGAGATGATCTGGCAGCTTGCAGATGCAGGTGGTATTGCGGGACTTAATCTGTATGGTCCGTTCCTTGGAAGAGAGAAAGAATCCAGGATTGAGGATATGACAGCTCATATATTACATATGTTAAATAAAGGGGGCAGTGATTTCCCGGCAATTGGAACTGATTTTGACGGTTTCGGGGAGATGGAAGTAATGGAAATTGGACATCCGGATGAGATGGAGAAGCTGTGGGAAATATTGAAGCAAAAAGGAGTAAAGGAGTCACAGCTTGATAAGATCTGGTATCGGAATGCGATGAGAGTTTTGAAAAGTATTTAA
- a CDS encoding spore coat protein, translating into MDEKTMVSDALAGVNGELVRYGEMISQTENKELKQKLKQIRNDCEMSQEKLYQIAREKSYYVPAAKATDQEISHVKNILAGISTH; encoded by the coding sequence CTGGATGAAAAAACGATGGTAAGCGATGCCCTTGCCGGTGTCAACGGAGAACTTGTACGTTACGGAGAAATGATTTCCCAGACGGAAAACAAAGAATTGAAGCAGAAACTGAAACAAATACGTAATGACTGTGAAATGTCCCAGGAAAAACTTTATCAGATTGCCCGCGAAAAAAGTTATTATGTTCCTGCCGCCAAAGCTACCGATCAGGAAATCTCACATGTAAAAAACATTCTTGCCGGAATTTCCACACATTAG
- a CDS encoding ABC transporter ATP-binding protein — MPRGRGRGPQMSNEKAKDFKGTMKKLMAYLSAYKIGIFFVIVFAIGSTIFNIVGPKILGKATTEIFKGLVRKVSGGSGIDFDKIAHIVLTLLCLYLTSAVFSFVQGYIMTGVSQKLTYRLRKEISEKINRLPMNYFDKQTHGEVLSRITNDVDTLSQSLNQSATQVITSTTTIIGVLIMMLSISPLMTVVALLILPVSMGLISVIVKRSQKYFMSQQEYLGHVNGQVEEIYGGHNIIKAFNKEEDVIATFKRDNDILYTSAWKSQFLSGMMMPIMQFVGNLGYVGEVILGGYLAMKGTIQVGDIQSFIQYVRSFTMPIQQVAQVANMLQSTAAASERVFEFLEEKEEDQTVENPVCIDKLEGSVSFDHVHFGYNPDHTIINDFSVDVKPGQKVAIVGPTGAGKTTMIKLLMRFYDVGSGSIKVDGHDVRDFNRDDLRKMFGMVLQDTWLFKGSIEDNIRYGRLDATHEEVVEAAKAARAHRFIKTLPGGYQMELNEEASNVSQGQKQLLTIARAMLADPKILILDEATSSVDTRTEIQIQKAMDQLMKGRTSFVIAHRLSTIRDADVILVMKDGDIVEQGNHEELLAQNGFYAELYNSQFERSA, encoded by the coding sequence ATGCCAAGAGGTAGAGGACGTGGACCACAGATGTCAAATGAAAAGGCAAAAGATTTTAAAGGCACAATGAAAAAGCTGATGGCATATTTGAGCGCATATAAGATTGGAATATTCTTTGTAATCGTATTTGCTATCGGAAGTACGATATTCAATATTGTAGGACCGAAGATTCTTGGAAAGGCAACGACTGAGATATTTAAAGGACTGGTCAGAAAAGTATCTGGAGGATCCGGAATAGATTTTGACAAGATCGCGCATATCGTACTGACGCTGTTATGCCTGTATCTGACAAGTGCGGTATTCTCCTTTGTACAGGGGTACATTATGACGGGTGTGTCACAGAAGCTGACGTACCGTCTGAGAAAAGAAATCTCTGAGAAGATCAACCGTCTGCCGATGAACTATTTTGATAAGCAGACACATGGTGAAGTATTATCGCGTATTACCAATGATGTAGATACCTTAAGTCAGAGTCTGAACCAGAGTGCGACGCAGGTGATCACATCGACGACAACGATCATCGGTGTATTGATCATGATGCTCAGTATCAGCCCGCTGATGACCGTAGTAGCACTCCTGATCCTTCCGGTTTCAATGGGACTGATCTCAGTGATCGTGAAACGTTCACAGAAATATTTCATGAGTCAGCAGGAATATCTGGGTCATGTAAACGGACAGGTGGAAGAAATCTATGGCGGTCATAATATCATCAAAGCGTTTAATAAAGAAGAGGATGTAATTGCAACATTCAAGCGTGACAATGATATTCTGTATACATCGGCATGGAAATCGCAGTTCCTGTCAGGAATGATGATGCCGATCATGCAGTTCGTCGGAAATCTCGGATATGTCGGTGAGGTTATCCTCGGCGGTTACCTTGCGATGAAAGGTACGATCCAGGTTGGAGATATCCAGTCATTTATTCAGTACGTAAGAAGTTTTACGATGCCGATCCAGCAGGTTGCACAGGTGGCCAATATGTTACAGTCTACAGCGGCAGCTTCCGAGCGTGTGTTTGAATTCCTTGAGGAGAAGGAAGAAGACCAGACGGTAGAGAATCCGGTATGTATCGATAAACTGGAAGGAAGCGTAAGCTTCGACCATGTACATTTCGGATATAATCCGGATCACACAATCATCAATGACTTCAGTGTGGATGTAAAACCAGGACAGAAGGTTGCAATCGTAGGACCGACCGGTGCCGGAAAGACGACGATGATCAAATTATTAATGCGTTTCTATGATGTTGGAAGTGGTTCGATCAAAGTAGATGGACATGATGTCCGCGACTTTAACCGTGATGACTTAAGAAAAATGTTCGGAATGGTATTACAGGACACCTGGCTGTTCAAGGGAAGCATCGAAGATAATATCCGTTATGGACGACTGGATGCAACGCATGAAGAGGTTGTGGAGGCCGCAAAGGCAGCACGTGCACACCGCTTTATAAAGACGCTTCCGGGTGGTTATCAGATGGAGTTAAATGAAGAAGCAAGTAACGTATCACAGGGACAGAAACAGCTCCTGACGATCGCAAGAGCCATGCTGGCAGATCCGAAGATTCTGATTCTTGATGAGGCGACAAGTTCGGTAGATACAAGAACCGAGATCCAGATCCAGAAGGCGATGGATCAGCTGATGAAAGGAAGAACAAGTTTCGTAATTGCACACCGGCTGTCTACGATTCGTGATGCGGATGTGATCCTTGTTATGAAAGACGGGGATATTGTAGAGCAGGGAAATCATGAGGAATTATTAGCACAAAATGGATTCTATGCAGAACTGTATAATTCACAATTTGAGAGAAGTGCATAA
- a CDS encoding ABC transporter ATP-binding protein, with product MGKLLKFLKPYAGAVVAIICILVVQAYCDLSLPTYTSDIVNVGIQQGGIDETVPDTISKKDLNHLLLLVPSDKQELVKNAYTKSTKKYDYKGTVMELKSSVKEDDKKMEKLSDILGKPMLLAAGFDSGSDMTQRIEDQMRTNMKKQVEAKQAEAKAQMEKAQKEAEDKINVQFADALAAAQTPEAKAQVQAKMQAAAQQVQTQMQEAQKKAAAQMSEVPDFDKMDIYDMLNFMGAEGRDALIKQMNKKMNSMQDSIIEQAASTYIKDAYTHVGIDTDQIETSYILHTGAKMLALAFLGMAASIMVGLLASRVGAGVGRGLRENVFRKVVGFSNAEFDKFSTASLITRSTNDIQQIQLLIVMILRMVLYAPIMAIGGIWKVFHTNVSMSWIIGLAVAIIVVIVGFLFFVVMPKFKLIQNQVDRLNLVSREILTGLSVIRAFGTQKHEEERFDDANKALTKTNLFVNRAMTFMMPLMMFVMNSITLLIVWVGGHSINDGVMQVGDMMAFIQYTMQIIMAFLMICMISVMLPRAAVSASRIDEVLTSETMIHDPKQPLRIPEEGKGKVVFDHVSFRYPGAEEDVLHDISFTAEPGKTTAFIGSTGCGKSTLVNLIPRFYDVTDGKITIDGKDVRDVSQHELREKLGYVPQKAVLFSGDIASNILYGNPDGSEAEMIEAATIAQATEFIDQKKKKYKSPISQGGANVSGGQKQRLSIARAIAKHPDVYIFDDSFSALDYKTDATLRAELKEKTAESTVMIVAQRISTILHADQIIVLEDGQIVGKGTHKELLKNCEAYYQIASSQLSEKELEEDLKEVE from the coding sequence ATGGGAAAATTATTAAAATTTCTGAAACCGTATGCAGGTGCGGTTGTAGCGATTATCTGTATACTTGTCGTGCAGGCATATTGTGACCTGTCATTGCCGACATATACCTCGGATATTGTGAATGTCGGTATCCAGCAGGGTGGTATCGATGAGACCGTACCGGATACGATTTCTAAAAAAGATCTGAACCATTTGTTACTTCTGGTTCCGTCGGATAAGCAGGAGCTTGTAAAGAATGCTTATACGAAATCAACGAAGAAATACGACTATAAGGGAACCGTTATGGAATTAAAATCTTCTGTAAAAGAAGATGATAAAAAGATGGAGAAGCTCTCCGATATCCTCGGAAAGCCGATGCTTCTGGCGGCAGGATTTGACTCCGGCAGTGACATGACACAAAGAATCGAAGACCAGATGCGTACAAATATGAAGAAACAGGTTGAAGCAAAACAGGCTGAGGCCAAGGCGCAGATGGAAAAAGCACAGAAAGAGGCAGAAGATAAGATTAATGTACAGTTTGCAGATGCACTGGCGGCGGCCCAGACACCGGAGGCGAAGGCCCAGGTGCAGGCCAAGATGCAGGCAGCGGCACAACAGGTACAGACTCAGATGCAGGAAGCACAAAAGAAGGCAGCAGCGCAGATGTCAGAAGTTCCGGATTTTGACAAGATGGATATCTATGATATGTTGAACTTCATGGGAGCAGAAGGCAGAGACGCGCTGATCAAACAGATGAATAAAAAGATGAATTCCATGCAGGATTCAATCATTGAACAGGCAGCCTCCACCTATATCAAAGATGCTTACACACATGTAGGAATCGATACCGATCAGATCGAAACCAGTTATATCTTACACACAGGGGCCAAGATGCTGGCACTTGCATTCCTTGGAATGGCGGCAAGTATTATGGTCGGACTATTAGCATCTCGTGTCGGAGCCGGTGTCGGACGCGGACTTCGTGAGAATGTATTCCGTAAGGTTGTCGGATTTTCCAATGCAGAGTTTGACAAATTCTCTACGGCATCACTGATCACAAGAAGTACGAATGATATCCAGCAGATCCAGCTGTTGATTGTGATGATCCTCCGAATGGTTCTGTATGCACCAATTATGGCAATCGGAGGAATCTGGAAGGTCTTCCACACGAATGTCAGCATGTCATGGATCATCGGACTTGCGGTTGCAATCATTGTAGTCATCGTAGGATTTTTATTCTTTGTAGTTATGCCGAAGTTCAAACTGATCCAGAATCAGGTCGACAGACTGAATCTTGTCAGTCGTGAAATCTTAACAGGACTTTCGGTTATCCGTGCATTCGGCACACAAAAGCATGAGGAAGAGCGGTTTGATGATGCGAACAAAGCACTGACGAAGACAAACCTTTTCGTAAACCGTGCGATGACGTTTATGATGCCGCTTATGATGTTCGTAATGAACAGTATTACGCTGCTGATCGTATGGGTAGGCGGTCACAGTATCAACGACGGTGTAATGCAGGTTGGAGATATGATGGCGTTTATCCAGTATACAATGCAGATCATCATGGCATTCTTAATGATCTGTATGATTTCGGTTATGCTTCCAAGAGCAGCAGTATCTGCAAGCCGTATTGATGAAGTACTGACAAGTGAGACAATGATCCATGATCCGAAGCAGCCGTTACGTATTCCGGAAGAAGGAAAAGGAAAGGTCGTATTCGATCATGTATCCTTCCGTTATCCGGGAGCAGAAGAAGATGTACTGCATGATATTTCCTTTACGGCAGAGCCGGGAAAGACCACGGCATTTATCGGAAGTACCGGATGTGGTAAGTCTACGCTGGTAAACCTGATCCCGAGATTTTATGATGTTACAGATGGTAAGATCACGATCGACGGAAAAGATGTCAGAGATGTATCACAGCATGAACTGCGTGAAAAACTGGGATATGTACCGCAGAAAGCTGTACTGTTCTCCGGTGATATTGCTTCGAATATTTTATATGGCAACCCGGATGGAAGTGAAGCTGAGATGATTGAAGCAGCAACAATCGCACAGGCAACAGAATTTATTGATCAGAAGAAGAAAAAATATAAGAGCCCGATCTCACAGGGAGGAGCCAATGTATCCGGTGGTCAGAAGCAGAGACTTTCGATTGCAAGAGCAATTGCAAAACATCCGGATGTATATATATTCGATGATAGTTTTTCGGCACTGGATTATAAGACAGATGCAACACTCCGTGCAGAGCTGAAGGAGAAGACAGCGGAAAGTACTGTTATGATCGTTGCGCAGAGGATCAGTACGATCCTTCATGCAGATCAGATCATTGTACTGGAAGATGGTCAGATCGTCGGAAAGGGTACACATAAAGAATTACTGAAGAACTGCGAAGCATATTATCAGATTGCTTCTTCACAGTTATCAGAAAAAGAATTAGAAGAAGATCTTAAGGAGGTGGAATAA
- a CDS encoding MarR family winged helix-turn-helix transcriptional regulator has translation MHKEMESSMFFSIFQLMQFMKYQGMKRMEELDIKPSQAGILFSLKCWGEQSQRQLAQRVGITPPSMTVALRKMEEKGYVSRKTDEKDQRITRIQLAPKGEECIDGIRCVLTEMEEIIYQGISREEVLLMKRLLTEMKNNLLESKDFKGVDMQTIMEKTHPSMKHM, from the coding sequence ATGCACAAAGAGATGGAATCATCTATGTTCTTTTCGATATTCCAATTGATGCAGTTCATGAAATATCAGGGAATGAAAAGAATGGAAGAACTGGACATCAAGCCGAGTCAGGCAGGAATATTATTTTCACTGAAATGCTGGGGAGAACAGTCACAGAGACAGCTCGCACAAAGAGTTGGGATTACTCCACCGTCTATGACAGTCGCACTTCGCAAGATGGAAGAAAAAGGTTATGTAAGCCGTAAGACGGATGAGAAGGATCAGAGGATTACAAGGATACAGCTTGCTCCGAAAGGGGAAGAATGTATAGATGGAATACGCTGTGTCCTTACAGAGATGGAAGAAATAATCTATCAGGGGATATCAAGAGAAGAGGTACTTCTGATGAAGCGTCTGCTTACAGAGATGAAGAATAATCTTCTGGAGTCTAAGGATTTCAAAGGAGTGGATATGCAGACCATTATGGAAAAAACACATCCTTCTATGAAACATATGTAG
- the dtd gene encoding D-aminoacyl-tRNA deacylase, whose product MRFVIQRVTESSVKVDGEVIGKIGKGFMVLIGVADSDTKDTADKMLKKMLGLRIFEDENGKTNLSLDQVGGELLLISQFTLYANCKKGNRPSFIEAGKPDMAEKMYEYIISRCKEQVTVVERGKFGADMKVSLVNDGPFTIVLDSEKL is encoded by the coding sequence ATGCGTTTTGTAATTCAAAGAGTAACAGAAAGTAGTGTAAAAGTAGATGGTGAAGTGATAGGCAAGATCGGGAAAGGATTCATGGTCCTGATTGGAGTTGCGGATTCGGATACAAAAGACACAGCAGATAAGATGTTAAAGAAGATGTTAGGACTTCGCATTTTTGAAGATGAGAATGGAAAGACGAATCTTTCGCTGGATCAGGTAGGAGGAGAGTTGCTTCTGATTTCTCAGTTTACTCTGTATGCGAACTGTAAGAAGGGAAACCGGCCAAGTTTTATAGAAGCAGGGAAACCGGATATGGCGGAGAAGATGTATGAATATATCATCAGTAGGTGTAAGGAACAAGTAACGGTAGTTGAACGGGGAAAATTTGGCGCAGATATGAAAGTAAGTCTTGTAAATGACGGTCCGTTTACCATTGTACTTGATTCAGAAAAGTTATAA
- a CDS encoding DMT family transporter, which produces MRIKNGLMLLLTAFIWGTAFVAQSVGMDYLEPFTFNGVRSLIGGAALLPCIWILQKLNGRSKDTGTKKDLLTGGLACGVLLFAASSLQQIGIKYTTAGKAGFITAFYIVIVPVMGVFLHKKIGWKIWLAVVLAVAGLYFLCITESFSVGKGDILVFLCALVFAVHILVIDHFAPKVDGVKMSCIQFFVCGILSVPFMFALETPKITAVMTAWMPILYAGVLSCGVAYTLQILGQKNVNPAVASLLLSLESCFSVLAGWIVLGERLSIREMSGCILMFAAIILAQVPEKKKR; this is translated from the coding sequence ATGAGGATTAAGAATGGTTTAATGCTGCTTCTTACAGCTTTTATCTGGGGAACAGCATTTGTAGCACAGAGTGTGGGGATGGATTATCTGGAACCGTTTACATTTAATGGAGTAAGAAGCCTGATTGGAGGAGCGGCACTTTTGCCATGTATCTGGATCTTGCAGAAATTAAATGGAAGATCGAAAGATACAGGCACGAAAAAGGATCTGCTCACGGGCGGATTGGCCTGTGGTGTGTTACTGTTTGCGGCAAGCAGTCTTCAGCAGATCGGTATTAAATATACGACAGCGGGAAAGGCCGGATTTATCACCGCTTTTTATATCGTGATCGTTCCGGTGATGGGAGTTTTTCTTCATAAAAAGATAGGCTGGAAGATATGGCTGGCAGTAGTGCTGGCGGTTGCGGGACTTTATTTCCTGTGTATTACAGAGTCGTTTTCTGTTGGCAAAGGAGATATTCTGGTATTTTTATGCGCACTTGTATTTGCGGTACATATCCTGGTGATCGATCATTTTGCACCTAAGGTAGATGGTGTGAAGATGTCGTGTATACAATTCTTTGTCTGCGGAATTTTGTCCGTGCCATTTATGTTTGCATTGGAGACACCAAAGATAACAGCTGTAATGACTGCATGGATGCCAATTTTATATGCCGGGGTATTATCTTGTGGAGTTGCTTATACACTACAGATACTGGGACAGAAAAATGTAAATCCGGCGGTGGCATCACTGCTTTTAAGTCTGGAATCGTGTTTTTCTGTACTGGCCGGCTGGATTGTGCTGGGAGAAAGACTGTCAATAAGGGAAATGTCGGGATGTATATTGATGTTTGCTGCAATTATCCTGGCACAGGTTCCTGAAAAGAAAAAGAGATAA
- a CDS encoding DUF6465 family protein, which yields MKKNRRNNSRPAAIATAKDTTKAIETRAGVLKEAEDVKKEAKTSFYLQYMGKEISTEEITKKVHEVWTKEYGKSVEEIKTLNVYLKPEEAAAYYVINEETTGKVTI from the coding sequence ATGAAAAAAAATAGAAGAAACAACTCAAGACCGGCAGCAATCGCAACTGCAAAAGACACAACTAAGGCAATCGAGACAAGAGCAGGTGTATTGAAAGAGGCAGAAGACGTGAAGAAAGAAGCAAAGACAAGCTTTTATCTTCAGTATATGGGTAAAGAGATCAGTACAGAAGAGATTACAAAAAAAGTGCATGAAGTATGGACAAAAGAGTATGGTAAGAGTGTGGAAGAAATCAAAACTCTGAATGTATATCTGAAACCAGAAGAAGCTGCAGCTTATTATGTAATAAATGAAGAGACAACAGGCAAAGTTACTATTTAG